One window from the genome of Ovis canadensis isolate MfBH-ARS-UI-01 breed Bighorn chromosome 21, ARS-UI_OviCan_v2, whole genome shotgun sequence encodes:
- the CCDC88B gene encoding coiled-coil domain-containing protein 88B isoform X2 — MDGGKGPRIRDFLSGSLATWALGLAGLVGEAEEPEGEEEEEGEGPLCPEKRFLRLSDGALLLRVLGIIAPSSRGGPRMVRGRDDPTAWRVRNLNHLWGRLRDFYQCEHRELFIRHIQGLSLEVQSELAAAIQEVTQPGAGLVLVLTGPEPGELAPPELEMLSRSLMGTLLKLARERDLGAQRLAELLLDREPAPLLPEAPARISSEGASHHLALQLANAKAQLRRLRQELEEKAELLLDSQAEVQGLEAEIRRLRQEAQALTGQAKRAELYREEAEALRERAGRLPRLQEELRRCRERLQAAEACKGRLEEERVLSGALEASKALLEEQLEAAQERCARLHETQRENLLLRTRLGEAHAELDSLRHQVDQLAEENVELELELQRCLEHPPGSPGEEPLPGVAPSLHDEVREAEAGRLRTLERENQELRGLLRVLQRQPGGQPRLLEEQNEDSVIREPESAPQTCLASDPGPQALAAQAADEGSQASDPAPLEFESALEGSASDLDPQVVERPLQTDVVVSADSMPHESDPDAEAQEFPKKAGLGAPLRTPASVTLPQGPEVNIQAQLSLGGETGESVPEALRVRQEDPESKPGPSETSLCVQLEEQGTLDQRLDLPEGQTEAREHEQRLGGLVGDATQRKSQKKLEGAPEVRTREAQAPEEILVSGVPEREALQEEAARLKREAEALRAELEAQARRLEARGTEAARLSEELAQARRAEAEAHREVEVQARELARLREAVESSARELEAASREREALAEALAAAGRERRQWEREAPRLRARAEEAEERLHMLEGEGRQHLEEAETQRQERQALQEELEKAVVRGRELGARLERLQNELERAALERQEFLREQEFQHQRYQGLEQRLEAELQAAATSKEEALMELRKRALLLEDELFKLRQGAAGLGPQEQTELKGTEAQSVRLIEVERSNATLAAEKAALQGQLQHLEGQLGSLQERAQELLLQSQRAQENSSRLQAEKSVLETQGQELHRKLGLLEEEVQAARRSQEETRGQQQALLRDHEALAQLQRRQEAELEGLLARHRDLKANMRALELAHRELQGRHEQLQAQKANVEAQEVALLAERERLVQDGHRQRGLEEELRRLQSEHDRAQMMLAEVSRERGELQGERGELRGRLARLELERAQLEAQSQRLRESNQQLDLSACRLTTQCELLTELRSAQEEENRQLLAEVQALSRENRELLERSLESRDHLHREQREYLDQLNALRREKQKLVEKIMDQYRVLEPGPLPRTKKGSWLADKVKRLMRPRREGGPHGGPRLGADGAGSTESLGGPPETELPEGREADGTGSPSPAPMRRAQSSLCLRDETLAGGQRRKLSSRFPVGRSSESFSPGDTPRQRFRQRRPGPLGAPGSHGKGPGVGWGGSIETLAEHEADANRESLEVQEPEKRTLAPSLSQ; from the exons ATGGATGGGGGCAAGGGGCCCAGGATCAGAGACTTCCTGAGTGGCAGCCTGGCCACCTGG GCGCTGGGACTAGCCGGGCTGGTGGGGGAGGCGGAGGAAccagaaggggaggaggaggaggaaggagaggggcctCTGTGTCCGGAGAAGAGGTTCTTGCGTCTCAGCGATGGGGCCCTGCTCCTGCGGGTGCTGGGGATCAT AGCTCCCAGTTCCCGAGGGGGCCCTCGAATGGTCAGAGGCCGTGACGACCCCACAGCCTGGAGGGTGCGGAACCTCAACCACCTGTGGGGCCGACTGAGGGACTTCTACCAG TGCGAGCACCGGGAACTGTTCATCCGCCACATCCAGGGCCTCAGTCTGGAGGTCCAGAGCGAGCTGGCTGCTGCCATCCAGGAG GTGACCCAGCCAGGGGCGGGCTTGGTGCTGGTGCTAACTGGGCCAGAGCCTGGGGAGCTGGCGCCTCCGGAGCTGGAGATGCTGTCCCGGAGCCTGATGGGGACCCTGCTGAAGCTGGCACGGGAGCGCGACCTGGGGGCCCAG CGGCTGGCCGAACTGCTGCTGGACCGTGAGCCTGCCCCCTTGTTGCCTGAGGCTCCCGCCAGGATTTCCTCGGAGGGGGCCTCGCACCACTTGGCCCTGCAGCTGGCCAATGCCAAGGCCCAGCTGCGGCGCCTCCGGCAGGAGCT CGAGGAGAAAGCGGAGCTGCTGCTGGATTCCCAAGCGGAGGTGCAGGGCTTGGAGGCCGAAATCCGAAGGCTCCGCCAGGAG GCCCAGGCGCTGACGGGACAGGCCAAGCGGGCGGAGCTGTACCGCGAGGAGGCAGAGGCGCTGCGGGAACGGGCGGGCCGCCTGCCCCGCCTGCAGGAGGAACTGCGACGctgccgagagcgcctccaggcgGCCGAGGCCTGCAAGGGCCGGCTAGAG GAGGAGCGGGTGCTCTCGGGGGCTCTGGAGGCCTCCAAGGCGCTGCTGGAGGAGCAGCTGGAGGCCGCTCAGGAGCGCTGTGCTCGGCTGCACGAGACCCAGCGCGAGAACCTGCTGCTGCGGACCCGGCTGGGCGAGGCCCACGCG GAGCTGGACTCCCTGCGGCATCAGGTGGACCAGCTTGCAGAAGAGAATGTGGAGCtggaactggagcttcagcggtGCCTGGAGCACCCCCCGGGCTCCCCTGGGGAAG AACCCCTGCCCGGAGTGGCTCCCTCGCTACATGATGAAGtgagggaggcagaggctgggcgGCTGCGGACCCTGGAGCGGGAGAATCAGGAGCTTCGAGGCCTGCTCCGGGTGCTGCAGAGGCAGCCAGGTGGCCAG CCCCGCCTACTGGAGGAGCAGAATGAAGACTCGGTGATTCGAGAGCCGGAATCAGCTCCGCAGACTTGCCTGGCCTCAGACCCTGGCCCCCAGGCCTTGGCTGCTCAGGCAGCAGATGAAGGCTCCCAGGCTTCGGACCCCGCTCCCCTGGAGTTTGAGTCAGCCCTCGAGGGGTCGGCATCTGATCTGGACCCACAGGTGGTGGAGAGGCCTCTCCAGACAGATGTCGTGGTCTCTGCAGACTCCATGCCCCACGAGTCAGACCCAGACGCAGAGGCACAGGAGTTCCCGAAGAAGGCGGGCCTGGGAGCCCCTCTCCGGACCCCTGCCTCTGTGACCCTACCTCAGGGTCCTGAGGTTAACATTCAGGCCCAGCTGTCTCTGGGAGGAGAGACTGGGGAGTCGGTGCCAGAGGCCCTGAGGGTGAGACAGGAGGACCCAGAGAGCAAGCCGGGACCCTCGGAGACCAGCCTGTGTGTGCAGTTGGAGGAGCAGGGGACCCTAGACCAGAGGCTGGACCTACCCGAGGGGCAAACAGAGGCCAGAGAGCATGAACAGAGGTTGGGGGGGTTGGTCGGGGATGCAACCCAACGAAAGTCACAGAAGAAACTGGAAGGGGCTCCTGAAGTCCGGACCCGGGAGGCACAGGCCCCCGAGGAGATCCTGGTCAGTGGTGTCCCCGAGCGGGAGGCCCTCCAGGAGGAGGCAGCGCGGCTGAAGCGAGAGGCTGAGGCACTTCGAGCAGAGCTGGAGGCCCAAGCCCGGAGGCTGGAGGCCCGAGGCACGGAGGCTGCCCGCCTCTCGGAGGAGCTGGCTCAGGCCCGGAGGGCAGAGGCTGAGGCCCACCGGGAGGTGGAGGTCCAGGCCCGGGAGCTAGCCCGGTTGCGGGAGGCAGTGGAGTCTTCTGCCCGGGAGCTGGAGGCTGCATCGCGGGAGCGAGAGGCACTGGCGGAGGCGCTGGCAGCAGCTGGCCGCGAGCGGAGGCAGTGGGAGCGAGAGGCGCCCAGGCTGCGGGCCCGGGCCGAGGAGGCCGAGGAGCGGCTGCACATGCTGGAGGGTGAGGGCCGCCAGCACCTGGAGGAGGCTGAGACACAGCGCCAGGAGAGGCAGGCCCTCCAGGAG GAGCTGGAGAAGGCCGTGGTGCGGGGCCGGGAGCTGGGGGCCCGACTGGAGCGTCTGCAGAATGAGCTGGAACGGGCAGCCCTGGAACGCCAGGAATTTCTGCGGGAACAGGAGTTCCAGCACCAGAG GTACCAGGGCCTGGAGCAGCGGCTGGAAGCTGAGCTGCAGGCGGCGGCCACCAGCAAGGAGGAGGCGCTGATGGAGCTCAGAAAGAGGGCCCTGCTGTTGGAGGACGAGCTGTTCAAG CTGCGCCAGGGTGCCGCGGGATTGGGGCCCCAGGAGCAAACGGAGCTCAAGGGCACGGAGGCCCAGAGCGTGCGGCTCATCGAGGTGGAGCGCAGT AATGCCACGCTGGCAGCTGAGAAGGCTGCTCTGCAGGGCCAGCTGCAGCACCTGGAGGGGCAGCTGGGGAGCCTGCAGGAACGCgcccaggagctgctgctgcagaGTCAGAGGGCCCAGGAGAACAGCAGCCGGCTGCAG GCCGAGAAGTCTGTACTGGAGACCCAGGGCCAGGAGCTGCACAGGAAGCTGGGGCTGCTGGAGGAGGAGGTGCAGGCAGCGCGGCGCTCCCAGGAGGAGACCCGCGGGCAGCAGCAGGCCCTGCTGCGGGACCACGAGGCCCTGGCGCAGCTGCAGCGGCGGCAGGAGGCTGAGCTGGAGGGGCTGCTGGCCCGGCACCGCGACCTCAAGGCCAACATGCGGGCGCTGGAGCTGGCCCATCGGGAGCTGCAGGGCCG GCACGAACAGCTGCAGGCCCAGAAGGCCAACGTGGAGGCGCAGGAGGTGGCCCTGCTGGCAGAGCGTGAACGCCTGGTGCAGGATGGGCATCGGCAGCggggcctggaggaggagctCCGGAGGCTGCAGAGCGAGCATGACAG GGCTCAGATGATGCTGGCGGAGGTGTCCCGGGAGCGCGGGGAGTTACAGGGGGAACGCGGGGAGCTGCGGGGCCGGCTGGCGAGGCTGGAGCTGGAGCGGGCACAGCTGGAGGCCCAGAGCCAGCGACTGCGGGAGTCCAACCAGCAGCTGGACTTGAGTGCCTGCCGGCTGACCACACAGTGCGAG CTGTTGACAGAGCTCCGGAGCGCCCAGGAAGAGGAGAACCGGCAGCTGCTGGCCGAGGTGCAGGCGCTGAGCAGGGAGAACCGGGAGCTCCTGGAGCGCAGCCTGGAGAGCCGGGACCACCTGCATCGCGAGCAGCGCGAGTACCT GGACCAGCTCAACGCCCTGCGCCGGGAGAAGCAGAAGCTGGTGGAAAAAATCATGGACCAGTACCGCGTGCTGGAGCCTGGGCCCCTGCCCCGGACCAA GAAGGGCAGCTGGCTGGCAGACAAGGTGAAGAGGCTGATGCGGCCCCGGCGGGAGGGGGGCCCCCATGGGGGGCCGCGCCTGGGGGCCGATGGGGCTGGCAGCACTGAGAGCCTGGGGGGCCCCCCAGAGACGGAGCTCCCCGAGGGCAGGGAGGCGGATGGGACAG GGTCCCCCTCACCGGCACCCATGCGCCGGGCACAGAGCTCCCTGTGTCTGCGGGATGAGACACTGGCGGGTGGGCAGCGGCGGAAACTCAGCTCAAGATTCCCCGTGGGGCGAAGCTCTGAGTCATTCAGTCCTGGGGATACCCCCCGGCAGCGATTCCGACAGCGGCGCCCAGGGCCCCTGGGGGCACCTGGCTCCCATGGCAAAG GACCTGGCGTGGGATGGGGCGGCTCCATCGAGACCCTGGCGGAACACGAAGCAGATGCCAACAGAGAGA GCCTCGAGGTACAGGAACCGGAGAAGCGAACTCTCGCCCCTTCTCTCAGCCAGTGA
- the CCDC88B gene encoding coiled-coil domain-containing protein 88B isoform X1 has protein sequence MDGGKGPRIRDFLSGSLATWALGLAGLVGEAEEPEGEEEEEGEGPLCPEKRFLRLSDGALLLRVLGIIAPSSRGGPRMVRGRDDPTAWRVRNLNHLWGRLRDFYQEELQLLILSPPPDLQMLGFDPFSEEAVEELEGILRLLLGASVQCEHRELFIRHIQGLSLEVQSELAAAIQEVTQPGAGLVLVLTGPEPGELAPPELEMLSRSLMGTLLKLARERDLGAQRLAELLLDREPAPLLPEAPARISSEGASHHLALQLANAKAQLRRLRQELEEKAELLLDSQAEVQGLEAEIRRLRQEAQALTGQAKRAELYREEAEALRERAGRLPRLQEELRRCRERLQAAEACKGRLEEERVLSGALEASKALLEEQLEAAQERCARLHETQRENLLLRTRLGEAHAELDSLRHQVDQLAEENVELELELQRCLEHPPGSPGEEPLPGVAPSLHDEVREAEAGRLRTLERENQELRGLLRVLQRQPGGQPRLLEEQNEDSVIREPESAPQTCLASDPGPQALAAQAADEGSQASDPAPLEFESALEGSASDLDPQVVERPLQTDVVVSADSMPHESDPDAEAQEFPKKAGLGAPLRTPASVTLPQGPEVNIQAQLSLGGETGESVPEALRVRQEDPESKPGPSETSLCVQLEEQGTLDQRLDLPEGQTEAREHEQRLGGLVGDATQRKSQKKLEGAPEVRTREAQAPEEILVSGVPEREALQEEAARLKREAEALRAELEAQARRLEARGTEAARLSEELAQARRAEAEAHREVEVQARELARLREAVESSARELEAASREREALAEALAAAGRERRQWEREAPRLRARAEEAEERLHMLEGEGRQHLEEAETQRQERQALQEELEKAVVRGRELGARLERLQNELERAALERQEFLREQEFQHQRYQGLEQRLEAELQAAATSKEEALMELRKRALLLEDELFKLRQGAAGLGPQEQTELKGTEAQSVRLIEVERSNATLAAEKAALQGQLQHLEGQLGSLQERAQELLLQSQRAQENSSRLQAEKSVLETQGQELHRKLGLLEEEVQAARRSQEETRGQQQALLRDHEALAQLQRRQEAELEGLLARHRDLKANMRALELAHRELQGRHEQLQAQKANVEAQEVALLAERERLVQDGHRQRGLEEELRRLQSEHDRAQMMLAEVSRERGELQGERGELRGRLARLELERAQLEAQSQRLRESNQQLDLSACRLTTQCELLTELRSAQEEENRQLLAEVQALSRENRELLERSLESRDHLHREQREYLDQLNALRREKQKLVEKIMDQYRVLEPGPLPRTKKGSWLADKVKRLMRPRREGGPHGGPRLGADGAGSTESLGGPPETELPEGREADGTGSPSPAPMRRAQSSLCLRDETLAGGQRRKLSSRFPVGRSSESFSPGDTPRQRFRQRRPGPLGAPGSHGKGPGVGWGGSIETLAEHEADANRESLEVQEPEKRTLAPSLSQ, from the exons ATGGATGGGGGCAAGGGGCCCAGGATCAGAGACTTCCTGAGTGGCAGCCTGGCCACCTGG GCGCTGGGACTAGCCGGGCTGGTGGGGGAGGCGGAGGAAccagaaggggaggaggaggaggaaggagaggggcctCTGTGTCCGGAGAAGAGGTTCTTGCGTCTCAGCGATGGGGCCCTGCTCCTGCGGGTGCTGGGGATCAT AGCTCCCAGTTCCCGAGGGGGCCCTCGAATGGTCAGAGGCCGTGACGACCCCACAGCCTGGAGGGTGCGGAACCTCAACCACCTGTGGGGCCGACTGAGGGACTTCTACCAG gaggagctgcagctgctgatccTGTCGCCGCCCCCAGACCTCCAGATGCTGGGCTTTGACCCCTTCTCAG AGGAGGcggtggaggagctggaaggcatACTTAGGCTACTGCTGGGGGCGTCAGTGCAG TGCGAGCACCGGGAACTGTTCATCCGCCACATCCAGGGCCTCAGTCTGGAGGTCCAGAGCGAGCTGGCTGCTGCCATCCAGGAG GTGACCCAGCCAGGGGCGGGCTTGGTGCTGGTGCTAACTGGGCCAGAGCCTGGGGAGCTGGCGCCTCCGGAGCTGGAGATGCTGTCCCGGAGCCTGATGGGGACCCTGCTGAAGCTGGCACGGGAGCGCGACCTGGGGGCCCAG CGGCTGGCCGAACTGCTGCTGGACCGTGAGCCTGCCCCCTTGTTGCCTGAGGCTCCCGCCAGGATTTCCTCGGAGGGGGCCTCGCACCACTTGGCCCTGCAGCTGGCCAATGCCAAGGCCCAGCTGCGGCGCCTCCGGCAGGAGCT CGAGGAGAAAGCGGAGCTGCTGCTGGATTCCCAAGCGGAGGTGCAGGGCTTGGAGGCCGAAATCCGAAGGCTCCGCCAGGAG GCCCAGGCGCTGACGGGACAGGCCAAGCGGGCGGAGCTGTACCGCGAGGAGGCAGAGGCGCTGCGGGAACGGGCGGGCCGCCTGCCCCGCCTGCAGGAGGAACTGCGACGctgccgagagcgcctccaggcgGCCGAGGCCTGCAAGGGCCGGCTAGAG GAGGAGCGGGTGCTCTCGGGGGCTCTGGAGGCCTCCAAGGCGCTGCTGGAGGAGCAGCTGGAGGCCGCTCAGGAGCGCTGTGCTCGGCTGCACGAGACCCAGCGCGAGAACCTGCTGCTGCGGACCCGGCTGGGCGAGGCCCACGCG GAGCTGGACTCCCTGCGGCATCAGGTGGACCAGCTTGCAGAAGAGAATGTGGAGCtggaactggagcttcagcggtGCCTGGAGCACCCCCCGGGCTCCCCTGGGGAAG AACCCCTGCCCGGAGTGGCTCCCTCGCTACATGATGAAGtgagggaggcagaggctgggcgGCTGCGGACCCTGGAGCGGGAGAATCAGGAGCTTCGAGGCCTGCTCCGGGTGCTGCAGAGGCAGCCAGGTGGCCAG CCCCGCCTACTGGAGGAGCAGAATGAAGACTCGGTGATTCGAGAGCCGGAATCAGCTCCGCAGACTTGCCTGGCCTCAGACCCTGGCCCCCAGGCCTTGGCTGCTCAGGCAGCAGATGAAGGCTCCCAGGCTTCGGACCCCGCTCCCCTGGAGTTTGAGTCAGCCCTCGAGGGGTCGGCATCTGATCTGGACCCACAGGTGGTGGAGAGGCCTCTCCAGACAGATGTCGTGGTCTCTGCAGACTCCATGCCCCACGAGTCAGACCCAGACGCAGAGGCACAGGAGTTCCCGAAGAAGGCGGGCCTGGGAGCCCCTCTCCGGACCCCTGCCTCTGTGACCCTACCTCAGGGTCCTGAGGTTAACATTCAGGCCCAGCTGTCTCTGGGAGGAGAGACTGGGGAGTCGGTGCCAGAGGCCCTGAGGGTGAGACAGGAGGACCCAGAGAGCAAGCCGGGACCCTCGGAGACCAGCCTGTGTGTGCAGTTGGAGGAGCAGGGGACCCTAGACCAGAGGCTGGACCTACCCGAGGGGCAAACAGAGGCCAGAGAGCATGAACAGAGGTTGGGGGGGTTGGTCGGGGATGCAACCCAACGAAAGTCACAGAAGAAACTGGAAGGGGCTCCTGAAGTCCGGACCCGGGAGGCACAGGCCCCCGAGGAGATCCTGGTCAGTGGTGTCCCCGAGCGGGAGGCCCTCCAGGAGGAGGCAGCGCGGCTGAAGCGAGAGGCTGAGGCACTTCGAGCAGAGCTGGAGGCCCAAGCCCGGAGGCTGGAGGCCCGAGGCACGGAGGCTGCCCGCCTCTCGGAGGAGCTGGCTCAGGCCCGGAGGGCAGAGGCTGAGGCCCACCGGGAGGTGGAGGTCCAGGCCCGGGAGCTAGCCCGGTTGCGGGAGGCAGTGGAGTCTTCTGCCCGGGAGCTGGAGGCTGCATCGCGGGAGCGAGAGGCACTGGCGGAGGCGCTGGCAGCAGCTGGCCGCGAGCGGAGGCAGTGGGAGCGAGAGGCGCCCAGGCTGCGGGCCCGGGCCGAGGAGGCCGAGGAGCGGCTGCACATGCTGGAGGGTGAGGGCCGCCAGCACCTGGAGGAGGCTGAGACACAGCGCCAGGAGAGGCAGGCCCTCCAGGAG GAGCTGGAGAAGGCCGTGGTGCGGGGCCGGGAGCTGGGGGCCCGACTGGAGCGTCTGCAGAATGAGCTGGAACGGGCAGCCCTGGAACGCCAGGAATTTCTGCGGGAACAGGAGTTCCAGCACCAGAG GTACCAGGGCCTGGAGCAGCGGCTGGAAGCTGAGCTGCAGGCGGCGGCCACCAGCAAGGAGGAGGCGCTGATGGAGCTCAGAAAGAGGGCCCTGCTGTTGGAGGACGAGCTGTTCAAG CTGCGCCAGGGTGCCGCGGGATTGGGGCCCCAGGAGCAAACGGAGCTCAAGGGCACGGAGGCCCAGAGCGTGCGGCTCATCGAGGTGGAGCGCAGT AATGCCACGCTGGCAGCTGAGAAGGCTGCTCTGCAGGGCCAGCTGCAGCACCTGGAGGGGCAGCTGGGGAGCCTGCAGGAACGCgcccaggagctgctgctgcagaGTCAGAGGGCCCAGGAGAACAGCAGCCGGCTGCAG GCCGAGAAGTCTGTACTGGAGACCCAGGGCCAGGAGCTGCACAGGAAGCTGGGGCTGCTGGAGGAGGAGGTGCAGGCAGCGCGGCGCTCCCAGGAGGAGACCCGCGGGCAGCAGCAGGCCCTGCTGCGGGACCACGAGGCCCTGGCGCAGCTGCAGCGGCGGCAGGAGGCTGAGCTGGAGGGGCTGCTGGCCCGGCACCGCGACCTCAAGGCCAACATGCGGGCGCTGGAGCTGGCCCATCGGGAGCTGCAGGGCCG GCACGAACAGCTGCAGGCCCAGAAGGCCAACGTGGAGGCGCAGGAGGTGGCCCTGCTGGCAGAGCGTGAACGCCTGGTGCAGGATGGGCATCGGCAGCggggcctggaggaggagctCCGGAGGCTGCAGAGCGAGCATGACAG GGCTCAGATGATGCTGGCGGAGGTGTCCCGGGAGCGCGGGGAGTTACAGGGGGAACGCGGGGAGCTGCGGGGCCGGCTGGCGAGGCTGGAGCTGGAGCGGGCACAGCTGGAGGCCCAGAGCCAGCGACTGCGGGAGTCCAACCAGCAGCTGGACTTGAGTGCCTGCCGGCTGACCACACAGTGCGAG CTGTTGACAGAGCTCCGGAGCGCCCAGGAAGAGGAGAACCGGCAGCTGCTGGCCGAGGTGCAGGCGCTGAGCAGGGAGAACCGGGAGCTCCTGGAGCGCAGCCTGGAGAGCCGGGACCACCTGCATCGCGAGCAGCGCGAGTACCT GGACCAGCTCAACGCCCTGCGCCGGGAGAAGCAGAAGCTGGTGGAAAAAATCATGGACCAGTACCGCGTGCTGGAGCCTGGGCCCCTGCCCCGGACCAA GAAGGGCAGCTGGCTGGCAGACAAGGTGAAGAGGCTGATGCGGCCCCGGCGGGAGGGGGGCCCCCATGGGGGGCCGCGCCTGGGGGCCGATGGGGCTGGCAGCACTGAGAGCCTGGGGGGCCCCCCAGAGACGGAGCTCCCCGAGGGCAGGGAGGCGGATGGGACAG GGTCCCCCTCACCGGCACCCATGCGCCGGGCACAGAGCTCCCTGTGTCTGCGGGATGAGACACTGGCGGGTGGGCAGCGGCGGAAACTCAGCTCAAGATTCCCCGTGGGGCGAAGCTCTGAGTCATTCAGTCCTGGGGATACCCCCCGGCAGCGATTCCGACAGCGGCGCCCAGGGCCCCTGGGGGCACCTGGCTCCCATGGCAAAG GACCTGGCGTGGGATGGGGCGGCTCCATCGAGACCCTGGCGGAACACGAAGCAGATGCCAACAGAGAGA GCCTCGAGGTACAGGAACCGGAGAAGCGAACTCTCGCCCCTTCTCTCAGCCAGTGA